The sequence CCAGTCGGCTACGACCCACATTATCTGGTGGCGCTGGGCGGCCGCCCGGCGAGCAGCGTCGCGGGACTCCACGAGGATGGTTTCCTCGATGAAGTTGCGGGCTTCGTGACGGATGTGAGGGATGGAGACGAGGCTCGCCGCTAAGGCCCGCCAGGTTGGAGTGCGCTCGGGGTTGGTGAAGGAGTCGAGGTCCTCCACCCAGGTGTGATGGCCCGGGGGGAGGCGGCGCTCGTATTCAGATCGGGTTGGAGCGCCGACCCGCTGCACGAGCTGGCGCCATTTGACGGTGAACTTCACGCAATTGCTGTACCTGGGATCGTCAGCGGAGGCCGACGAGTCCGAGTACAAGGTGAGATGGACCTCGGTGCTGCCCCACGCTCTGTAATGTGGCTTCCAGTATGGGTTGCCGTTCAGTGCCATGGTGCTCGTGGTGGCGGGGGCGTCGGCTTTGCTTAAAAATGAGGGCAGAAGGGGACGCGTCGGTGGCGGGAAGGAAAGGTGGTGAAGAAAGAGGAGCTACTTGCTACTCGGGCacgttggagagagagagagagagagagagagagagaatgcttTAGTACACTTGGGAGTATTCAGAGTAGCAGCTGGGCGCGAGAAATGAACTCTGTTTTTTTGTGGGAATTTGTCCCATGTAGAGAAAGATGAGGGAGAGTCTAATCAAGCTTATTGAGAATAAATAAAGCAATGGCGCCGAAATTGCCGGAAGTAGGTGATGGTCTGCCGGCATTTGACAACATAAACCTAGACAAGTAGAACACTTAATCacaattttcaaaaagaaaaaaagagtagaACACTTAATcacaattttcaaaaaaaaaaagagagtagaaCACTTAATCTCTGGATTATATGCAGCATAATATGCTTGAAATGAAGTGTCATGTAGTGGATAATATTGTTTTTGTAAGGTGGAAACAGCCAAATTTTGTGTTGGGAGAACAGCAGAAAGGAGGCGGGTTTGAATTATGTGGGCAACAGTGCGCTAGCTGGTTTTGGGACACTATGGATGAAGCAACTGGTTTCCAGACATTCCAGTGGTTTCATTTCGGTTACAAGAACTTTCGTCTTCTAGCAAGCTGAGTTTGGGACAGTgtcgtatatatatataaggcatTCAAGTGCCGTTTTCATGAGCTTGGTTGATGTCATGTTAAAAAAAGTACGTGGCATATCAACTGTTGCATAAACATTTGTGCTATGAATTAGTGGTCCACCAATCGATGCTTCTTTATCTTTTAGGAGTTCAAGCAGGCATACTTAGCTTTTCAGATTACGTGTATAAACATATTGATTGACATgcagtttttccttttttttttaaaaaaaatgtttctattattttcatttattgtaTCATGCTGGTTAAAATTCCTATTGTGGAGAGAGGAGAgcaaaaagtaaaaagaaaaataagcagAAAAGTGAAATGAAGTCAATCACTTATATTTTAGGAAATTTGGTGGAACCAATGGATATGGGtttcaatttaaataattacgTTTCAAATTGGATATTCAAATTTTCATGGACGCATGTAGTTTTGGActatgatttttcttatatattGATCTTTTCTTTAGTTAGTGACAACACAAAAGTCGCTATTAgtctttgattttcttttttaacaagAAAAACTTGTGaggttttttttgaaagaattcTTGTATTTACCTGCATGAACATGTCTATATGTTAATCAACAAAGAAGTGCATCAATTGACAAAAATCATGTCTATAATGTTTTTATACTGGATTCTCATGAATGTGATCCATAATGCAATCCTAGATTAACTTGTGGTCTACTGAAAGTAACTACTCCAAATTACTTGGATGTAAGTGGATCAAACGACAAAATAATATTTACAACATTTTTATAGTGGATCATCATGAATGAGAACTATAATATGCTTTCCTAAATTGACATTATCACTTGCCTGTGAGGGTAGGGGGGGAGTGGGGGTGTGAATTAATCAAAATGTCGTTTATTGGAAAGAAGCTACCTCCACATTGCTTTGAGGGAGGTGAATTAAATGACAAAATAACAACTATAATGCTTTCATACTAGTTACTTTTGAATATGAATGATACTACAATCCTATGTTAATTTGTCATTTACGGAAAAGAAAGTACTTCCTTATTGCTTGGAGGGAAGTCGATATAATGAAAAGCCAATACACTTAAAATGCTTTCGCAATGGTTCTTTATGAAAGCATAACAAATtgctagaagaagaagaagaagaaagaacctCCGGATTGCTCGGAGAGAAGTAGGTTAAAATACAACAATATCCAGAGTGCTTTTATAGTGAACCCTTATGAATGTGAGCCATAAAGCAAgcatatatttatttatcaCTTAATTgagaaaggaaaacaaaaaaagaccCCTACAATTGCTCCAAAGAAAGTGGATTAAATAGTCAGACAATATTTAAGATACTTTCAAATATTGACTAGAATACATCAAACATTTCTGgtgaattttattaaataatcaaAAGAGCTTATCTTTAATTTATTGCAATTTTGAAGAAATGTTGTTATTTGAGGCATCAAATCTAGTCCAAATATGTGTTTATTACTCAATGATCTCCATGTCTCATGGCATCATATTTTAGATAATTCTATCCACTTATAGAGATCCAAAATTATTGACGATTTCCTTAGATTCCAATTTCTAATATGCGCATGTATCATAAAAATTGTAGTAATTATGCACATTACTTAGACTCCACTGACTTGTGGGCCTCCTAGTGCCAAGCTTCTTGCTTATATCTAAATGTCCAGTGCAACTACTATATATTAATATACAATGGATAGTTTTCCCCCCTTTTCTTCCTTGATCGGGTATGCCTCGAGTAGTAAATGATACCTAAAAATTTAACAAACCCGATCCAATTATTCTATGGTAATCAAATAGATATACAAATGAAGCTTTGGACATAAACTTATCATTAGTGTGTGCAGTTTTCTAGGAAAAAATACCCAAAGTTGGATGACCGCATTTAACCACTCAACTTTTATGAAGCTGACTCATATAATGACACAAAACTTtctgtgtttctttttttttttttggtaagaacTAGATTTTCATGATTTAATGTAAAGAATTCTTTTCCATACAACTAAATATCGACCATtagctatttttttatttttttggtagtaAATTATGGAGCCAGAATGGGCTTATCATTTATTATAACAAAATTGCTTCCTTACGAGTCTAATGGTTGTGGATAAGAGGATGGTACATCTATCAATTTCTTATAAATCTTACTTGTGTAATTTACGAAGGCGATTTTTATATTTGCTGCTATTTGTAAGAAGTATCAATATTTTCTATCATCCAATATAGTAGAATACTTTATAAACACAACTAAAAGAAAGTTATACTACTCAAGCATATAAATAGTAGATATGTTCTTGAGTGCATTTTCATTTGGTATAGAAGGAGATGATAGAACTAATGCTGCATGCTTTTATCCAATATAACCTACAAAAACATGTTGCATAATGAAGTTGTAGATCAAGTTTGTCAATTTACGAGTAGGTGTCAATGCCTCAATATGCATGGTTCCCCAGTTAACATGACAAACTAATTAAGTATACAAAACAACACTACAAGCGCTTATTCCTAGGAAGTATAgatgaaaaagaaggaaaataaaaaaccaaaaagaaaagcaccaaTCTTATATATAAACCCTCAATTAGACAATAAAGCTTTCTATCATATTGGAAAAAAGAAACTCGGTGGTATCTTGAGTTCATTAAATTAAAGAAGCGAATATTAAAATGGAGGATAATATCTGGGTCTGGGTCAAATCCAGTCCCGCATCCCAACAGGATTGATACCGCAAGCCATATATCGCACAAGTCCAGTCCAAACGTGGTGAGGCTTGGGCTAATCCGAGTAATTTCTCAGAGTAGGCCAGGCTCCAATTCGACCACAATACTAAAACCCCatactcagaaaaaaaaaaaggaaaaacaaagaaattaataaagaaGAAAGTACGTACATCCCCGTCCTCCATCCTtagctctctctttcttcttcttttgtgtaAGAGGAAAACAGAAGAATGAAGGTGTAAGCGGAGTTTCACCCACCCAAACGGCTTCAAAAGCAGTTGTATCAGTTCCCTGATAGCCCATACCTGCAAAGCGGGCAGCGTGCGCTCCTCCCGAGCCATTCATGGCGGCCAGCCAGCCAGCCAACGAGCCTCTGACCACCTCTTCAAGGCAGATTACACAAAACTCCGCCCCTCCCGGGGCCGAGAAGCGAGCGACCATGAGATGCTCATCGATGGCGTCCTGAATCAGCCCCCGagtcgcctcctcctcctcctcctcctccatatCGTCGTCGTCGGGGTAGTCCACTTCCTCCTGGATGTCCATATCCCTTACAGTCCGTCGTAATTGTCAAGTTAATTGGCCGCCAAGTACAGCCCTTCACGAGATATAGTGCGCGCCTTCCAGTCGGCGCCGCGCCCCTCCTCACATATTTTATGTACGAAGAAAAGCTGTAAGGGTCTAGGGGGAGGTTGGGGTGGGAGCGGAGCACGGTCGTGATCTCCGGCCATGGGGCGGTGCTATCGGGGGCGATGAAGCCTCGGAGGTCCTACCCCGAGCACTCGCGGACGGTAGGTGAGATGCTGCGGTACGCCAATGTGAAACCAGGCCTTGTCGCGAATATTCAGCACGAAAGTGGCACGGTTGAGGAGCCAGGGTGTTGAAGATATGGTTCAACCCATGTCTCAGGTTTCCAACCATATATGTTTCagatttcttattttattttagtcaTTTGTTTATGTGTTTGACTTTGTCTTTAGTTAGTGGATGCTATAGTGGGGTTATGTGAGTCGTTAGTGGAAAGCATTCTAAGGAgattgttcttttttttgttgtggTGTGTGTTTTACTGAAATGTAGTTCAGTTTTTTCTACTCCTtcttttgctatttttttttgtgtgttgcAACCCCAAGAAAGTGGTATCAAAGCAAGGTTGTTGCAGCAAGGAGGAAGGTGGTTCAGCGTGAAGGAATCATCATCAACTGGTGGTTCTACTCAGGGCCGGCTCGGGCCTTAGGCgattgaggcggtcgcctaaggcccccgggTCATGGAAGGTCCCGCTCTGCCCGTGGACTCgtggaaagttttttttttttttttgcctgcaCAGCTTTGAGCTTTCACATCCGAAAGCTAGCAGGGACCAGGGTGATGGGCGACGGCTACGCCGCTACAATGTGTCCCCATCTCCCCGACGACAGACAGCTGAGAGTCTGAGACAGGCTACGACCTGGGCGATGGGCATCGGGGTATGGCTACGACCTACAAGCCTACGATAGCTGAGACAAGCAACAGACAtttcctccccccttctctccccccttctccacCAGTGCTTTTTTTTGCTGAACGGCTGAACCTTCTCGGCAGACTCGGCTTCTTCAGTTCTCCTCTCCCCCCAATGCTTCTTCACTTCAGTTCTTCAGCCCTTCCCTAGTTTCCTTCTCTGCTGGCAGTCGGCAGGCTTGACCGTCGACAGTTTGAGGCTCGACCACCCCTGCTCCGGACTCTGGAGTCCAgatctcctctccagctctGCTCGCCGTCCTCGGTTCCTCCGACCTCTAGGCTTCGGCCTCCGGCTCCTCGGCTCTGCTCTAGCCTCTAAACTTCTAAAGGCCactgtcctcctcctccgtcttcAAGAAGGCAAGAATCCAGCGAGTGGCAAGCTGCCAGCCGGATCTCCACTCCAGCTCTTGGGTCACGGGCTGCCCCTGCTCTTAAGTCTGgatctcctctccagctctcctcCTTGCAACTCTAGCCTCGTCGGCTACGCTTCAAAGTCCACGGACCACCATCCTCTGTTAGCATCCCAAATCCCACTTTCCTAGGCAGTGCCGCAGTGGTGACTTGTGAGCCTATCTATTGACTAATCAGTAATCACTAATGACCCATGACTATTTCACAAGGAGTTACATAgtatttgttattttattatctTATAGTTATGTGATCACCGAGCAGTTGTATATGAAGAGAATTTCTTTCATATGCCATCAGTTTTTCTCTGAGTTGTTGTTATTGGCTTATGGCATTTAATATTATACAATAATGGGAAAAGCCAAGGGAATATACGGCCAACTGATTAATTTTTTAGTCCAATTGATTTTGATTTAGTCAAGTTAGAGACACtacaattgattttttttgggtCCAATTGTAGGTTGGTTGTAACTTTGgtggtttggcctcttctcGCCGTCAAGTTTGGCACTATTCGGACTCTTCTTTCCGTCAAGTTCGGCATTACTTGTCGGGGACCtgaattcattttttttgacataatcaaactttatcattttcaactttttttatattttaatttgtttgaggtgtttttttaattactttgtttgataatattttttttagattaaaatttctaatagaaaatatgaatgtgggtataaaaactcaaaaagaaaagaaaaatcgataaactcattcaatctcaaaaagaagctctagatagatttgtggtcacaagcaagaaaaaaactacatcaaattcaactcaGGAATTAGCAATAGAGTATGCACCCAAAATAGAGTTAGAAAATGACATAAAAAGCATGAAACAAAATGAGATTGACAATTAAATTTATAGTAGTATTCAAACATCTACTGAAACAATATCTAGTGAAGAGCACAATGAAGAATCAGATGGAGATAGgataaacaagaaaaaagattatgaaactagttctattcctataaatttatttgatcctagtcaatgaaaaaatattgatacaaaGTTGAGAAATTTAATAGTTGAAAAGATCCAATTAGAGATTATGATCTTCATTTTCCTAAGGATGAAAAGAATAGACACTTCTCTACAATACATTACATTCGTAAGTTATCTAATGGTGAAAAACATAACAGAAGATGGTTAGTGTATTCAAAGAATTTGGATAGGgtatattgtttttgttgtaaattatttgattcaaaatctAGAACGAGTCAATTAGTCAATAGAGGAACTAGAGATTGGAAAAATCTAGGTATCAAACTTAAAAGTCATAAAATAACAAATGAACATATCACTAGAATGAATAGATGGATTGATTTAGAAGTGAGATTACTAAAAAATAAGACAATTGATAAAAGTCTCCAAGAACAAATAAATCAAGAGAAAGATCATTGGAAAAAAGTTCTATTGAGAATTATTGCTGTCGTGaaaaatctttcaaaaaataatttaacattTCGAGGAAAGAACGAAAATATCTATCAAAGCAATAATGGAAATTTTTTAAGTCTTATTGAAATGATTGCAGAATTTTATCCAATAATGCAAGAAAATGTTCGACGCATTTAACATGGCaaaattcacaatcattatttagatcataatattcaaaataaattgattcaaatattGCCATCTAAAATTAAagctataataattaaaaagattaaagaagcaaAATACTTTTCTGTAATACTTAATTGCACTCTGATGCAAGCCATCAAGAACAAATGATCTTAATTTTAAGATGTATAGATACTTCAACAAATCCAGTAAAAGTACAAAAATAtgttttagaatttttagaagtagatGATACCTCTGAAAAAGACCAttttaatgaacttataaatataataaaaaaatataaacttaaaattaatgatataagaggacAAGGGATGACAATGGGTCTAATATGAAAGAAAACTATCAAGATGTACAAagaaaattattaaatataaattCTAGAACATTTTACACACCATGTGGAtgtcaaaatttgaatttagtattatgtgataCTGCTTACTCATGTTCTAAGattatatctttttttggagtgatacaacgaatttataccttatttttttcttctacaaaataatgaaaaattttACATAATAATATATCCACATTGACTCTTAAATTCTTGTCACAGACACGTTAGGAAAGTCGTATTGAAAGTGTCCAAGCAATTAAAAACCAAGCTCTTGAAATAAGAAATGTCTTAGTTCAATTAGCGGAAACTAGTGAAGATCCTAAAATAAAGAGTGAAGCCACATGCTTAGCTacatatgagattgaaaattttaaattcttattaggcatgaatatttggcatgatatattgtttgctgttaactcaattagtaagattttacaatctaaagacatgcatattgatgttgctatagatcaattaaaaagtcttctttcttattttaaaAGTTATAGAAAAAATGGATTCATAAATActttgaattcatctaaagaaattgcaaatgaaatgaaaatagaACCTACATTCCATGAAAAACATGTGATTCgtagaaaaaatatattttaatgaaaatatATTCTGATGAGATAGCAAGATCAgctgaagaatcttttagaattgattacttttatatatagtagaccaagctatttcttcaattcaaaataggtttgaacaatttaccatatatgaaaatatttttagttttttgtttaattttagaaagttaaaatctttgaatgaagatgatttaaaaaagtGTTATCTTAatcttgaaattttttaaagcatggtgaatattctgatattgataGTCTCAATTTGTTTTTagagttaaaaattttaaaagaagtttTACAAATAAAAACTAGCCAGTACCCCTATTGATActttaagttttataaaaaaatagattcttttccaaatgcatgcattgctAACAGAATATTGTTAACAATACCTGTAACAATTACTTCTGTTGAAAGAagttttttcaaaattaaagttgataaaatcttatttgcggtcaactatgttacaagaaagattaaatggattagctatattattgattgaaaatagtaaaaaaagGCTTCCCctagtgagttcgccttaggcccccaaatattTTGGGCCGCCCCTGATTCTAGTCATGGCAATGAACACAAATACTGTAAGTATCTCTCGGCAGATTCTTCCCATTCTCAATGGTGAGAACTATGATTTGTGGAGTCTGAAAATGAGAACCTTTTTTATGTCAAATTGTTGGAAACCctggtggtcgcatgcatatatttttaaaaattttacagcggaagcatgaattaaactatttaatttctatgcatgctagagatcatatctctacaacaaaaatagatccagaactttaaatatttatcctaaacaagtaggcatgattctatgtctaacatgtaatcatgcaaaatttcagcaacctagttgatttctaattttaatttttaatgagatcagatctcatacctttttgctttgagaactttgatgatgtcttgatcaccttgtatagccgcacacgtgtccgacctctacggatagtccatgcgaagctctaggaagatccacaactgcaggagtgctagctcgtgcagaggtgctgcagtggctgaacttttctctctcgaagcactcaactttttattcttcttcgagaggatgaaggatggagatgaaggagaagaaggaggagagaaggtggctggctcttagaattttttcagaatttagaaccctttctaaagaccatcttaacaaaccctaagtgtgggggtccttttatagccaaaagactccccatgcctcacacctcttttggccaacaattttggctgataaaattctcaaaaaattctgattAATCGGCAGttaagagatgaacaaattctcttttaatcttgtgccaataatccctaaaaatcaggggGTTACTGCACCCCAAACTTCAGCTATGCGCCATCCTGCTTGATGCgtcatgcaatccctacaaattagggatttgatttctatccttttaggaagatttgaggcaccatatttttctgaaaaatatccccacacctcctcttttctcatgccaaaaattggctaaaaataaagaggataggcaccactgattttagagataaggatgaggtgtctttcttctccaagaaagaaagctagggtcctaaatttaggaattcttctccataataaattcggattatttggactcttaatcctcattaaataaggactcttaattgacttgagtcaaTTCCAATCCAATTGGTTCAAGTCCGATCAAataggttatgcccaatcggctcgggtcgaacctgatcgaattaggtcaaaccctaatttagcccaaattgaatctaattcaatttggcttaattaaagtccaataattcaatcaaattaaatttattagtaatccaattactaattaacccttcaataattcaataattattttaattcaacttttgtttaggataatttgtcaatcgaattgaccaaattacccctaattgattcttaatcatcaatcagccatttgatcaacctagaaacttctatgcgtataACCCCATaaattcgaacctaagccggtagcataagaacaacttcttgtactaatcgaaatgaccatctagcaatggtacctgacgtccggataggccgaatgtttgcaaagcaatattcaagaacccttggactatggttaccatataatttattcctatgactcctaaataccaggatgacttcagagttctgtcaactctgtaataagtgcaaccatgatgtgattcaactttaaaaatcttgtgactcctcacaaggattatcttggccaaggttttgctaaattgaatacAAGGcgttatctcctgttttcaggagggatcaattccatcttgactcacaactaactatgcaagtacttgactgtacctagtgaccttccatcactgaattagaaattcaaatagttcgg is a genomic window of Phoenix dactylifera cultivar Barhee BC4 chromosome 4, palm_55x_up_171113_PBpolish2nd_filt_p, whole genome shotgun sequence containing:
- the LOC120110386 gene encoding uncharacterized protein LOC120110386: MALNGNPYWKPHYRAWGSTEVHLTLYSDSSASADDPRYSNCVKFTVKWRQLVQRVGAPTRSEYERRLPPGHHTWVEDLDSFTNPERTPTWRALAASLVSIPHIRHEARNFIEETILVESRDAARRAAAQRHQIMWVVADWDIKSRIPYWPHVQHFGRRDRDHDDPHQGAAGSGAGDPNLAVANFMGRGSPTRCTVCLGDLESGSLAGWLPCSHVFHPVCITQWLQTSRLCPICRLQLP